A window of Panicum virgatum strain AP13 chromosome 8K, P.virgatum_v5, whole genome shotgun sequence contains these coding sequences:
- the LOC120645779 gene encoding disease resistance RPP13-like protein 4: protein MLKKCGELPIVKATDLVKKKPELVEEANKILKKCGGLPLAIVTIGGYLASRPKTRDEWRKIDSFINAELEMNLELGTIRTILEKSYVGLPYHLKSCFLYLSIFPEDHIISRRRLVRRWITEGYSSERRGMSAIEMAENNFTELKNRSMILPFQLRVRSRRSIDSCRVHDLIRDIAISKSMEECPSFLLSHFQSQQAGITVGEFSGEARFARLLGWNILASRKPAEPQAVRQSGNVAGMDQ from the exons ATGCTAAAGAAGTGTGGTGAACTTCCCATTGTGAAGGCTACAGATTTAGTCAAGAAGAAACCTGAGTTGGTTGAAGAAGCGAACAAAATCTTAAAGAAGTGCGGTGGACTACCCCTTGCAATAGTGACAATAGGTGGTTACTTGGCAAGCCGTCCAAAGACTAGAGATGAGTGGAGAAAAAT CGATTCTTTCATCAATGCCGAGTTGGAGATGAATCTAGAGCTTGGGACCATAAGAACCATCCTTGAAAAGAGCTATGTTGGTTTACCATATCATCTCAAGTCATGTTTCCTATATCTGTCTATTTTTCCAGAGGACCACATCATTAGTCGGAGGCGTTTGGTGCGTCGATGGATAACAGAAGGTTACTCAAGCGAGAGGCGTGGGATGTCTGCCATTGAAATGGCTGAGAACAACTTCACAGAACTAAAAAACAGGAGCATGATATTACCATTTCAGCTAAGAGTTCGTAGTAGGAGATCAATTGACTCTTGCAGAGTCCATGATCTGATCCGTGACATCGCCATCTCAAAGTCAATGGAGGAATGTCCCAGCTTTTTGCTCAGCCATTTCCAATCTCAGCAGGCTGGAATCACTGTCGGCGAGTTCAGCGGGGAAGCCAGGTTTGCGCGGCTGCTTGGATGGAATATCCTCGCCTCCCGAAAACCTGCAGAGCCTCAAGCTGTACGGCAATCTGGAAACGTTGCCGGAATGGATCAATAA
- the LOC120645780 gene encoding uncharacterized protein LOC120645780, producing the protein MRWVASSPVPMPSSALEFNFVLWALCCFLWCISRSVIRCKVSIQILEKHRRALEVTALSVGKSVLSGALGYAKSAFAEEVALQLGIKKDQAFVADELEMMQSFMMEAHEEQDNSKVIKTWVKQVRDTAYDVEDSLQDFAVRLHRPSWWCFPRTLLERRRVAKQMKELRAKVDDVSQRNVRYRLIKGSGSKAITATEQPSAIAAAIFGVDDARHAARQNNERVDLVQLINKEDDDLRVVAVWGTSGDIGQTSIIMAAYENPDVKRKFPARAWVRVMHPFCPKDFVQSLVNQFQATEGVEDLLETEKTGQELAQEFKKFVNEKRCLIVLSDLSTIEEWRRIKKCFQSSSKKGNRIIVSTSQVEVASLCAGQESQASELKQLSSDQTLYAFYHKGSQSGKDSVEPMSSSYAATTSINNRTMAPCEIVEDQSKDTAKKEVKRTLTRIRTSVGDLEESHLIGRDKEINDIIDLISNKNIRFSQAISLWGMAGLGKTTLVNGVYQSPKISEEFERRAFVTIMRPFNAADLLRSLVVQLQEESTTKEELLKNSASKIGSLTTMGVEALTNQLKRLLEIKHCLIVLDDLSSIAEWDDIIQGFCWIEKTTRIIVTTRKENISHHCSGNDETVHSLEVLKEEDALNLFSQKVI; encoded by the exons ATGCGCTGGGTGGCATCAAGCCCAGTTCCTATGCCCTCTTCTGCCTTAGAATTTAACTTTGTACTTTGGGCCTTGTGTTGCTTCCTCTGGTGTATATCTAGATCTGTGATCAGGTGCAAAGTAAGCATACAAATCCTAGAGAAACACAGAAGAGCACTGGAGGTGACGGCGCTGAGCGTTGGCAAGTCCGTTCTCAGTGGAGCGCTTGGCTACGCCAAATCCGCGTTTGCGGAGGAAGTGGCCTTGCAGCTTGGTATCAAGAAAGACCAAGCGTTCGTCGCGGATGAGCTCGAGATGATGCAATCTTTCATGATGGAGGCGCACGAGGAGCAAGACAACAGCAAGGTGATCAAGACCTGGGTGAAGCAGGTCCGTGACACGGCCTACGACGTCGAGGATAGTCTCCAGGATTTCGCTGTTCGTTTGCACAGACCATCCTGGTGGTGTTTCCCTCGCACGCTACTCGAGCGGCGTCGTGTGGCTAAGCAGATGAAGGAGCTCAGGGCCAAGGTCGACGACGTGAGCCAGAGGAATGTGCGCTACCGCCTCATCAAGGGCTCTGGCTCCAAAGCCATAACTGCCACCGAACAGCCTAGTGCCATTGCTGCAGCGATATTCGGTGTTGATGATGCAAGGCATGCTGCAAGGCAGAACAATGAAAGAGTGGATCTCGTCCAACTAATCAACAAGGAGGATGATGACCTTAGAGTGGTCGCGGTGTGGGGAACAAGTGGAGATATTGGTCAGACATCCATCATCATGGCAGCTTACGAGAATCCAGATGTAAAAAGAAAATTTCCGGCCAGAGCATGGGTTCGGGTGATGCATCCTTTCTGCCCAAAAGACTTTGTCCAGAGCTTAGTGAACCAGTTCCAAGCAACCGAAGGGGTTGAAGATCTGTTGGAGACAGAGAAGACTGGTCAAGAATTAGCTCAGGAATTCAAAAAGTTTGTGAATGAGAAGAGGTGCCTCATTGTGCTTAGTGATCTATCAACCATTGAAGAATGGCGTCGGATCAAGAAATGCTTCCAAAGTAGTAGCAAGAAAGGAAACCGTATCATAGTATCAACATCCCAAGTTGAAGTAGCAAGCTTATGTGCTGGGCAAGAAAGCCAAGCCTCGGAGCTAAAGCAATTGTCTTCTGATCAGACACTTTATGCATTCTACCACAAG GGTTCCCAAAGTGGAAAGGATTCAGTTGAGCCAATGTCTAGCTCATATGCAGCCACTACAAGTATAAACAACCGTACAATGGCCCCTTGTGAGATAGTAGAAGATCAATCCAAGGATACAGCTAAAAAGGAGGTCAAAAGGACTCTCACTCGCATCAGGACTAGCGTTGGTGATTTGGAGGAATCACATCTTATTGGAAGagataaagaaataaatgaCATTATTGACTTAATTTCAAACAAGAATATACGATTCAGTCAGGCTATCTCTCTATGGGGAATGGCTGGTCTAGGAAAAACCACGCTAGTCAATGGTGTTTATCAAAGTCCAAAAATAAGTGAAGAGTTTGAGAGGCGTGCTTTTGTCACAATTATGCGTCCTTTCAATGCTGCAGATCTCCTTAGGAGTTTGGTTGTGCAATTACAAGAAGAGTCTACTACCAAGGAAGAACTGTTGAAAAATAGTGCCAGCAAGATTGGATCGTTAACAACGATGGGGGTTGAAGCATTGACTAATCAATTGAAAAGACTTTTAGAGATAAAGCATTGCTTGATTGTTCTGGATGATTTGTCATCTATTGCAGAATGGGATGACATAATACAAGGGTTTTGTTGGATTGAAAAGACAACCCGAATAATTGTGACTACAAGGAAAGAGAATATTTCACACCACTGTTCAGGGAATGATGAAACTGTACACAGCCTTGAAGTTCTAAAGGAGGAGGACGCACTCAACCTCTTCAGTCAAAAGGTAATATAA
- the LOC120646332 gene encoding cytochrome P450 76T24-like codes for MLKLEKEGGDGKATSNTVEWAMAELMRKPRLLAKVREELDAVVGRDAVVEEAHLPQLPYLHAVLKETLRLHPALPLMVPHCLDADATVAGYCVPAGSRVLMVIFFLLF; via the coding sequence ATGCTCAAGCTCGAGAAGGAAGGCGGCGACGGCAAGGCCACATCCAACACCGTGGAgtgggccatggcggagctgaTGCGGAAGCCGCGGCTGCTGGCCAAGGTGCGGGAGGAGCTGGACGCGGTGGTGGGCCGGGACGCCGTCGTGGAGGAGGCGCACCTCCCCCAGCTGCCCTACCTGCACGCGGTGCTCAAGGAGACGCTGCGGCTGCACCCGGCGCTGCCGCTCATGGTGCCGCACTGCCTCGACGCGGACGCCACCGTCGCCGGCTACTGCGTCCCGGCGGGCAGCCGCGTGCTCATGGTGATTTTTTTCTTACTTTTTTGA